Proteins from one Erythrolamprus reginae isolate rEryReg1 chromosome 6, rEryReg1.hap1, whole genome shotgun sequence genomic window:
- the MANSC1 gene encoding MANSC domain-containing protein 1 yields MAVQTARCLAWLSAVLVLVLVKPSHTQKCSSEKMEDITIDISAAFSKGLRGTDPIYAPSWEACVETCCSERIEGDKACSYVIFNTRVKSTYPNCYQFYLPAQETCPVKPAAGLVTYRITEGKQIPKPAPFLNIPHSTVNGTASPQAAGFGLARTLGGPDTLPETSKKGEIFASSEPPLEKASGFSKHPKAGRTKGVEILVHESNSTASAAQRSTPVKLSLATLDSSTSRTVGAVTIHHSSSHATTSVSFTRKTEGATLQPSKTPLPKSSFPSKTDPHRFGPPSSALPSPSAPLRDGSGPSDGRLSFEARNAFSLLNHQSVLFAALFFEVLFFVLAVVLIARKVFHSRQHQRYTRLDYLINDMYANM; encoded by the exons ATGGCTGTCCAGACCGCGCGGTGCTTGGCCTGGTTATCAGCGGTGCTGGTTTTGGTCCTGGTAAAACCATCCCACACCCAAAAGTGTTCCTCAGAGAAGATGGAGGACATCACGATCGATATCTCAGCAGCCTTTTCCAAAGGCCTCAGGGGGACGGATCCGATCTATGCACCATCTTGGGAAGCCTGTGTGGAGACTTGCTGCTCGGAAAGAATAGAAG GCGATAAGGCGTGCAGCTATGTGATCTTTAACACCAGAGTGAAAAGCACTTATCCAAATTGTTATCAGTTTTATCTCCCTGCCCAAGAAACCTGCCCTGTGAAACCAGCAGCAGGACTGGTCacttacagaataacagaag gcAAACAGATACCCAAACCAGCTCCTTTCTTAAACATCCCTCATTCTACAGTAAACGGAACAGCATCCCCACAAGCAGCTGGGTTTGGTCTTGCAAGGACACTGGGTGGACCGGATACTTTGCCCGAGACCTCTAAGAAAGGAGAGATCTTTGCCTCTTCAGAACCTCCCTTAGAGAAAGCGAGTGGATTCTCTAAGCATCCCAAAGCCGGGAGGACAAAAGGAGTCGAGATTTTGGTGCACGAAAGCAACAGTACCGCTAGCGCCGCCCAACGATCTACTCCTGTTAAACTATCCCTTGCCACTCTTGACTCTTCAACCAGCAGAACCGTTGGTGCTGTGACTATTCATCATTCTTCTAGCCACGCCACTACTTCTGTGTCTTTCACTAGAAAGACAGAGGGGGCCACGCTCCAGCCAAGCAAGACCCCGCTTCCCAAATCATCGTTTCCTTCCAAAACCGATCCTCACCGTTTCGGTCCGCCGTCCTCTGCCCTGCCTAGTCCGTCTGCCCCTCTTCGTGACGGCTCCGGCCCTAGCGATGGACGGCTTAGTTTCGAAGCCAGGAATGCTTTCTCCCTGCTGAATCACCAAAGCGTTCTCTTCGCCGCCTTGTTTTTCGAGGTTCTCTTTTTTGTCTTGGCCGTGGTGCTGATCGCGAGGAAAGTGTTCCACTCACGTCAGCACCAGCGCTACACCAGGCTGGACTACTTGATCAATGACATGTACGCCAACATGTGA